Proteins encoded by one window of Nicotiana tabacum cultivar K326 chromosome 10, ASM71507v2, whole genome shotgun sequence:
- the LOC107761909 gene encoding uncharacterized protein LOC107761909 has product MKESLREFPATTWNDVYNKYNTKHRIEEDRVAQPMFDERAGPRHSESGKRTGKNKYEHYMGPAGGDNSSTHVRVGDYSFNVSISELVAVLKGMGDKVRWPKEMRSDPRKRNPDHWFEFHNDHGHRIADYWLLQGEVENLLKQGYLTDLFSEKGRQSYMKNKQEPPKPISPETTVNVITGGDEVNGVTYTATKKTSKVTVTHGKRIRQALEGESITFDDEDVDDLMIPHNDALVISLLVHDTNIKRVLIDPEGVTKDTKFQVIDADMTYNIILGRPWIHKMDDVPSTMHEVIKFPS; this is encoded by the exons ATGAAGGAAAGTTTGCGAGAATttccagcaacaacttggaatgacGTGTACAACAAATACAACACAAAGCATCGGATAGAAGAAGACAGGGTTGCACAACCAATGTTTGATGAAAGAGCAGGGCCAAGACATTCAGAATCAGGAAAAAGGACCGGAAAAAACAAGTACGAGCATTATATGGGTCCTGCAG GAGGTGACAACTCCAGCACACATGTTAGAGTCGGAGATTACAGTTTTAATGTCAGTATCTCCGAGTTGGTAGCCGTTTTAAAAggtatgggagataaggtacggtggcctaAAGAAATGAGATCAGACCCAAGGAAAAGAAATCCAGATCATTGGTTTGAATTTCACAATGATCATGGCCATAGAATAGCAGATTACTGGTTACTACAAGGAGAGGTCGAGAATTTATTGAAGCAAGGCTATCTAACTGACCTGTTCAGCGAGAAAGGTAGACAATCATATATGAAGAACAAacaagaacccccaaaacccaTATCTCCAGAAACAACTGTTAACGTAATAACCGGGGGAGATGAGGTCAATGGTGTGACTTATACAGCTACAAAAAAGACGTCAAAAGTCACAGTCACTCATGGGAAGCGAATACGCCAAGCCTTGGAAGGAGAGAGTATAACATTTGATGACGAGGATGTGGACGACTTGATGATTCCTCACAATGACGCACttgtaatatctttacttgtacatgatactaacaTAAAACGAGTTTTAATTGACCCAG AAGGGGTTACCAAGGACACAAAGTTTCAGGTGATAGATGCAGATATGACTTATAATATAATCTTgggaagaccatggattcacaaaATGGATGATGTACCATCCACAATGCATGAAGTTATCAAATTTCCTTCATAG